A genome region from Bordetella genomosp. 10 includes the following:
- a CDS encoding dipeptide ABC transporter ATP-binding protein, with the protein MAMIDTRRVAQVEDLTVRFQTHDRTVEAVRNVSFHVDRGETLAIVGESGSGKSVTSLALMRLVEYGGGTIANGRIHLRRRNGDVLDMTAAAERTLQGVRGADVAMIFQEPMTSLNPSFTSGRQIAEALQLHQGLDAGAARAEALRMLERVRIPEAKSVLDRYPHQLSGGMRQRVMIAMALSCKPQLLIADEPTTALDVTIQAQILQLIRQLQEEMDMGVIFITHDMGVVAEVADRVLVMYRGDKVEEGGADEVFAEPRHPYTRALLSAVPRLGAMHGTDEPAPFPLLKVGDAEAEGAAASAGADTGMGTTATAAASAPAAPAASAESSAIQAGAQPSTVRREQGPVLKVRDLVTRFDIAGGVLGRVQRRVHAVEKVSFDLYPGETLSLVGESGCGKTTTGRSLLQLVKSQGGSIEFDGRDIGALRGAAMQTLRRHIQFIFQDPFGSLDPRMTVGDSIMEPLLIHGAAKGQAARDRVRWLMDKCGLLPEMIGRYPHEFSGGQRQRVCIARALALNPKVVIADESVSALDVSIQAQIVNLLLDLQRELGVSFLFISHDMAVVERISHRVAVMYLGQIVEIGPRRAIFENPQHPYTKKLMAAVPIADPQRRHRQRSLLVDEIPSPVRKVGDDPVVAPLVEVGPGHYVARHSVGVY; encoded by the coding sequence ATGGCCATGATCGATACGCGGCGCGTGGCGCAGGTCGAGGACCTGACCGTGCGCTTCCAGACCCATGACCGCACCGTCGAGGCGGTGCGCAACGTTTCCTTCCACGTGGACCGGGGCGAGACCCTGGCCATCGTGGGCGAGTCCGGCTCCGGCAAATCGGTGACCTCGCTGGCGCTGATGCGCCTGGTGGAGTACGGCGGCGGCACGATCGCCAACGGCCGCATCCACCTGCGCCGGCGCAACGGCGACGTCCTGGACATGACCGCCGCCGCCGAGCGCACGCTGCAAGGCGTGCGCGGCGCGGACGTGGCGATGATCTTCCAGGAGCCCATGACCTCGCTCAACCCCAGCTTCACGTCGGGCCGGCAGATCGCCGAGGCCTTGCAACTGCACCAGGGGCTGGACGCGGGCGCGGCCCGCGCCGAGGCCCTGCGCATGCTGGAGCGGGTGCGCATCCCGGAAGCGAAATCGGTGCTGGACCGCTATCCGCACCAATTGTCCGGAGGCATGCGCCAGCGCGTGATGATCGCCATGGCGCTGTCGTGCAAGCCGCAACTGCTGATCGCCGACGAGCCGACCACCGCGCTGGACGTGACCATCCAGGCCCAGATCCTGCAATTGATCCGCCAGTTGCAGGAGGAAATGGACATGGGCGTGATCTTCATCACCCACGACATGGGCGTGGTGGCGGAGGTCGCCGACCGGGTGCTGGTGATGTACCGCGGCGACAAGGTGGAAGAGGGCGGGGCGGACGAGGTGTTCGCCGAGCCGCGGCACCCCTATACGCGCGCGCTGCTGTCGGCCGTGCCGCGCCTGGGGGCGATGCACGGCACCGATGAGCCGGCGCCGTTTCCGCTGCTGAAAGTGGGCGACGCGGAGGCGGAGGGTGCGGCCGCGAGCGCAGGCGCGGATACGGGCATGGGCACGACGGCCACGGCTGCCGCTTCCGCGCCGGCCGCGCCGGCCGCATCGGCCGAATCGTCCGCGATCCAGGCGGGCGCCCAGCCCAGCACGGTCCGGCGCGAGCAGGGCCCGGTGCTCAAGGTGCGCGACCTGGTCACGCGCTTCGACATCGCCGGCGGCGTCCTGGGCCGCGTGCAGCGGCGCGTGCACGCCGTGGAAAAGGTCAGTTTCGATCTCTATCCCGGCGAGACGCTTTCGCTGGTCGGCGAATCGGGCTGCGGCAAGACCACCACCGGCCGCTCGCTGCTGCAACTGGTCAAGAGCCAGGGCGGCTCCATCGAGTTCGACGGGCGCGACATCGGCGCGCTGCGCGGCGCGGCCATGCAGACCCTGCGCCGGCACATCCAGTTCATCTTCCAGGATCCCTTCGGCTCGCTGGACCCGCGCATGACCGTGGGCGATTCCATCATGGAGCCCTTGCTGATCCACGGCGCGGCCAAGGGCCAGGCGGCGCGGGACCGGGTGCGCTGGCTGATGGACAAGTGCGGCCTGCTGCCGGAGATGATCGGCCGCTACCCGCATGAATTCTCCGGCGGCCAGCGCCAGCGCGTGTGCATCGCGCGGGCCCTCGCGCTGAATCCCAAGGTGGTGATCGCCGACGAATCGGTGTCGGCGCTGGATGTGTCCATCCAGGCGCAGATCGTCAACCTGCTGCTGGACCTGCAGCGCGAACTGGGCGTGTCCTTCCTGTTCATCTCCCACGACATGGCGGTGGTGGAGCGCATCAGCCATCGCGTGGCGGTGATGTACCTGGGGCAGATCGTCGAGATCGGCCCGCGCCGCGCCATCTTCGAGAATCCCCAGCATCCCTACACGAAGAAGCTGATGGCCGCCGTGCCCATCGCCGATCCGCAGCGCCGCCATCGGCAGCGCTCCCTGCTGGTGGACGAGATTCCCAGCCCGGTGCGCAAGGTCGGCGACGATCCGGTGGTGGCGCCGCTGGTGGAGGTCGGGCCGGGGCATTACGTGGCGCGCCACTCGGTCGGCGTCTATTGA
- a CDS encoding YaeQ family protein, giving the protein MALRATIYKADLHIADGDRHYYGSHACTVARHPSETDERLMVRLLAYALNADAEETLAFTKGLSDADEPDLWRKDLTGAIQSWIEIGQPDERRLLKASGRADRVVVYCYGHASDIWWNGIRNKVERARNLSVVYFPFTATQELGRLAQRTMDLHVNVQDGELYVTAPGGEVTVSPQIWR; this is encoded by the coding sequence ATGGCATTACGCGCCACCATCTACAAGGCCGATCTGCACATCGCGGACGGCGACCGGCATTACTACGGCAGCCATGCCTGCACCGTGGCGCGCCATCCTTCGGAGACGGACGAACGGCTGATGGTGCGCCTGCTGGCCTACGCGCTGAACGCCGACGCCGAGGAGACGCTGGCCTTCACCAAGGGCCTGAGCGATGCCGACGAGCCCGATCTGTGGCGCAAGGACCTGACCGGCGCGATCCAGTCCTGGATCGAGATCGGCCAGCCCGACGAACGCCGCCTGCTCAAGGCCAGCGGCCGCGCCGACCGCGTGGTGGTGTATTGCTACGGCCACGCCAGCGACATCTGGTGGAACGGCATCCGCAACAAGGTGGAGCGGGCGCGCAACCTGAGCGTGGTCTATTTCCCGTTCACCGCGACGCAGGAACTGGGCCGCCTGGCCCAGCGCACCATGGACCTGCACGTGAACGTGCAGGACGGCGAGCTGTACGTCACCGCGCCTGGCGGCGAGGTGACGGTGTCGCCCCAGATCTGGCGCTGA